The DNA sequence ATTTAGGTCATAATCATAACAACCAAGCTTATGAAGAATATATTGGTGCCGGTGGGCACGTCACCAAATTCGCATGAGACACTTCAGTACGCTGTAAATTTCGCTTCAGATTTTGGGGCCAACATCTACGTTATGGATGTGTTTACCGTAACCACTGGCGCCGGAAATCTGGGCAAGGTTACCGAGAAAGTGGCAGAAAGCGGCAAAGCATATATCAAAGAAGTCATTTCAAAAGTTGACACAAGAGGTCTTGACATCAAGATTGCCTCGTACAACGGCGACATCATTGATGGCTTGATAGATATTGAAAAAGAATTGGGCATTGACCTGATCATTATTGCACCAAGAAGCAATGACATCAATGAAGAGCTCTATTTGGGAAATACCTCTGGGCGAATTATCAAGCAGACCGAAATACCAACGCTGATAGTACCAAAAGGCACCAAGCATTCTCCCATCAAGAATATTCTATGCGCTTTTCGTTCAGGGATATTGAAGCACAATAAGATTTTACAACCGTTGATTGAGGTTACTGAAAAATATCATACCGAGGTAAACCTATTACTGGTGAAGACACCGGGTTACACCGAAGATGATTTACAGGTAAATACCGCTTTGATGGATTTAAGCAAAAAGTTGACCATTTCTGAAAATCCGACCACCTATTTAGGCGTTTTAGAGCACTTTCAAAAAAATCAGCCAGATATTCTATGCGTTTTCAGAAGAAAACGCGGATTTTTCAAAAAACTATGGGAAAAGAACACCATTCGTAAATCAGAGTTCTATGCACCAATACCCGTGTTGGTCTTGAGTGTGAAAAAAGACTAGCTTTTGCCTAGGAGACATTTTGAAACTTGGCCAAAATGTATTTCCTTTGCGCTCTCTTTCGGGGCATTAGCCCGCCCGGATGAATCCATTCATCCGTTGAAGAAAGTGGCGAAAAGAAATATAATTTTGGGGCATTAGCTCAGCTGGCTAGAGC is a window from the Muricauda sp. SCSIO 65647 genome containing:
- a CDS encoding universal stress protein, producing MKNILVPVGTSPNSHETLQYAVNFASDFGANIYVMDVFTVTTGAGNLGKVTEKVAESGKAYIKEVISKVDTRGLDIKIASYNGDIIDGLIDIEKELGIDLIIIAPRSNDINEELYLGNTSGRIIKQTEIPTLIVPKGTKHSPIKNILCAFRSGILKHNKILQPLIEVTEKYHTEVNLLLVKTPGYTEDDLQVNTALMDLSKKLTISENPTTYLGVLEHFQKNQPDILCVFRRKRGFFKKLWEKNTIRKSEFYAPIPVLVLSVKKD